A part of Desulfomicrobium baculatum DSM 4028 genomic DNA contains:
- a CDS encoding CheR family methyltransferase, whose protein sequence is MTTITADEFSVLSKYIYSICGVALDSTKTYLVETRLKSMMQKYGCASYLDLHAKAKADRSGNMEKEIVNAITTNETLFFRDASPFEVFKHKILPDLIDARSKSVSGRNIPLRIWSAACSTGQEVYSIAIALREALGNLNNFQISILGTDISDEAVTKASYGKYNKFEIERGLPLQTLNKYFTLQGDGWKIRDEIRAMAVFKKFNLMKPFAGLGKFDIVFCRNVAIYFTPADKKMVFEKIASVLEPDGSLIIGSTESLTGVTGMFEAKRYMRSIFYQPVPGSSPQTPTGFTYAQTPVPALAGTAASVVRPPLPAPRPVPVAAPRPTPRAVPAPVGASGASPAPQPVPVAPAPMERPVAPAPAAAVAQQAPPSEEAPRPVAPRPTPVRSQPAQVYRAGDKSELKRLLMQKKQKGQS, encoded by the coding sequence ATGACGACCATCACCGCTGACGAGTTCAGCGTCCTGTCCAAATACATCTACTCCATTTGCGGAGTGGCCCTGGACTCGACCAAGACCTATCTGGTCGAGACCAGGCTCAAATCCATGATGCAAAAATACGGCTGCGCCTCGTATCTGGATCTGCATGCCAAGGCCAAGGCCGATCGCAGCGGAAACATGGAAAAAGAGATCGTCAACGCCATCACCACCAACGAAACTCTTTTTTTTCGTGACGCGTCTCCTTTTGAAGTCTTCAAGCACAAGATTCTGCCGGACCTGATCGACGCCCGCTCCAAATCGGTCTCAGGCCGCAACATCCCCTTGCGCATCTGGAGCGCAGCCTGTTCCACCGGACAGGAAGTCTACAGCATCGCCATCGCCCTGCGTGAAGCGCTGGGCAACTTGAACAATTTTCAGATTTCCATCCTCGGCACTGACATCTCCGATGAGGCCGTGACCAAGGCAAGCTACGGGAAATACAATAAATTCGAGATAGAACGCGGCCTGCCGCTGCAGACTCTGAACAAATACTTCACCCTCCAGGGCGACGGGTGGAAGATCAGGGACGAGATCCGGGCAATGGCCGTCTTCAAGAAGTTCAATCTGATGAAGCCGTTTGCCGGGCTAGGCAAGTTCGACATAGTTTTTTGCCGCAATGTGGCGATTTATTTCACCCCGGCAGACAAGAAGATGGTTTTCGAGAAGATTGCCTCCGTGCTTGAACCCGACGGGTCCCTGATCATCGGATCCACCGAGTCCCTGACCGGCGTGACAGGCATGTTCGAGGCCAAGCGCTACATGCGCTCCATTTTTTATCAGCCTGTCCCCGGCTCTTCCCCGCAGACTCCCACGGGTTTCACCTATGCGCAGACACCGGTGCCGGCGTTGGCGGGGACGGCTGCCTCCGTCGTCCGTCCGCCTCTCCCTGCGCCGCGTCCGGTGCCTGTAGCCGCGCCACGCCCAACGCCACGGGCTGTCCCGGCGCCCGTTGGGGCATCTGGCGCGTCACCCGCGCCGCAGCCGGTTCCGGTCGCGCCCGCGCCGATGGAACGGCCGGTTGCGCCTGCGCCGGCAGCTGCCGTTGCCCAGCAGGCTCCCCCCAGCGAAGAGGCTCCGCGCCCTGTGGCGCCTCGTCCCACCCCGGTCCGTTCCCAGCCCGCGCAGGTGTATCGAGCAGGAGACAAATCCGAACTCAAGCGCCTGCTCATGCAAAAAAAACAAAAAGGCCAATCCTGA
- a CDS encoding hybrid sensor histidine kinase/response regulator, translating into MMMDDETLQMYVEEAAEHLGDIENDLLAIEQAGADIDVELVNKVFRAAHSIKGGAGFLGLTKIKDLGHKIENILDMVRNRELVPEPEVVNIVLLAFDKLRDLISNVAESNDAYIDDHVAALTAAASANLEGEEKASVDRLVEVKDRRGRVVFEVAEFDLLQNKKGGKNLYLLEFDLIHDVQRKNKTIFDILKGMDSTGVILDLKVDFEAVGTLEDDDFSNRIPFFVLFGSIIEDDIMPALLDLGGEFITTLSIDLPSDPKAPAADFAQELLDQTPQTPAEDRTDSLISELFSRETLTSSLSSPSKDSVPSVPAPAAPVAPAPAPQPAPQPVADDDASRKADPRAPKSAISQPDSLRVHVSLLEDLMNLAGELVLSRNQLMQAISSNAIHQIEVAGQRIDLVTSELQETIMLTRMQTVGNIFNKFPRVVRDLARTLGKEIDLQLEGNDVELDKTIIEGLGDPLTHLVRNSADHGIEMPDVRARAGKPALGTIVLKAYHEAGQVIIEIVDDGGGLDTDKIVAKALSRGLITPDQAKSMSDKEKANLIFLPGLSTAEQVTDVSGRGVGMDVVKSNLDQLGGQVDIETERGKGTTIRIKLPLTLAIIPSLLVSVGQERYAIPQVNVDELLRIPVDQITERVELVGDAEVLLLRGELIPLLYLSNVLGLDDNSCEASKMVGEILRGEKRLDEVQEAGCISADVNLVVVSAGQFRYGLVVDQLHDSVEIVVKPLGRHFKECQGYAGATIMGDGHVALILDVAGLGRLGDLSLSVSREKQQVTKEAEAVTGPEKLSLFVFRNTPQEYCAVPLDLVARVELIDAAEIEEVGGRRVIKYRGGTLPVFSLDQATNVGLLDLTGELIVIVFLMAGHEIGLLAKPPVDAIEARVNLDSFTLKQPGISGSAVIGDNTTLIVDIYELIQTVQPDWFAVRGSIEIADDAGEVGVPHLLLVEDSDFFRNQVRKFIEDDGYQVDVAEDGLVAWNMLDAEPDKFDLVVTDIEMPNMDGFELARLIRQDKRFSMMPIVALTSLAGDEDVAKGKAVGIDDYQVKLDKERLLQSIYEWLKRYAS; encoded by the coding sequence ATGATGATGGATGACGAAACTCTCCAAATGTACGTGGAAGAAGCAGCTGAACACCTCGGAGATATCGAGAACGATTTGTTGGCCATTGAACAGGCCGGCGCCGATATCGATGTGGAGTTGGTCAACAAGGTCTTTCGCGCGGCGCATTCCATCAAGGGTGGCGCGGGATTTCTGGGACTGACCAAAATCAAGGACCTCGGGCACAAGATCGAGAACATTCTGGACATGGTCCGCAACCGCGAGCTTGTGCCTGAGCCGGAAGTGGTCAACATCGTCCTTTTGGCCTTCGACAAGCTGCGCGATCTGATCTCCAATGTGGCCGAGAGCAACGACGCATACATCGACGATCATGTCGCGGCCCTGACGGCGGCGGCTTCGGCCAATCTGGAGGGCGAGGAGAAGGCTTCCGTGGATCGCCTGGTCGAGGTCAAGGATCGCCGGGGCCGCGTCGTCTTCGAGGTCGCGGAGTTTGATCTGCTCCAGAACAAGAAGGGGGGGAAGAATCTCTACCTTCTCGAATTCGACCTGATCCATGACGTGCAGCGTAAGAACAAGACCATCTTCGACATCCTGAAAGGCATGGACTCTACCGGAGTGATTCTTGATCTGAAAGTCGATTTCGAGGCGGTCGGCACCCTGGAGGATGACGACTTTTCCAATCGCATTCCCTTTTTCGTCCTTTTCGGCTCCATCATCGAGGACGACATCATGCCCGCGCTCCTGGATCTTGGAGGCGAGTTCATCACGACGCTGAGCATCGACCTGCCCTCCGACCCCAAGGCTCCGGCGGCCGATTTTGCCCAGGAGCTTCTGGATCAGACCCCGCAAACCCCCGCTGAAGACCGGACGGACTCCCTGATCTCCGAGCTTTTCAGCAGGGAGACGCTGACCTCGTCCTTAAGCTCGCCCTCCAAGGACTCTGTGCCTTCGGTTCCGGCTCCTGCCGCCCCCGTCGCGCCGGCCCCGGCCCCGCAACCTGCGCCGCAGCCCGTGGCAGATGACGATGCAAGCCGCAAGGCCGATCCCAGAGCGCCCAAATCCGCCATCAGCCAGCCCGACTCCCTGCGCGTGCATGTCAGCCTGCTGGAGGACCTGATGAACCTGGCCGGGGAGCTGGTCTTAAGTCGCAATCAGCTCATGCAGGCCATTTCCTCGAATGCCATCCACCAGATCGAGGTGGCCGGACAGCGTATCGATCTGGTCACGTCCGAGCTGCAGGAAACCATCATGCTGACCCGCATGCAGACCGTGGGCAATATTTTCAACAAATTCCCGCGCGTGGTCCGGGACCTGGCCCGCACCTTGGGCAAGGAGATCGACCTGCAGCTGGAAGGCAACGATGTCGAGCTCGATAAGACCATCATCGAAGGCTTGGGCGACCCGCTGACCCATCTGGTGCGCAACTCCGCGGATCACGGCATCGAGATGCCCGACGTGCGCGCCAGAGCCGGCAAGCCGGCGCTGGGCACCATCGTGCTCAAGGCTTACCACGAGGCGGGACAGGTCATCATTGAGATCGTCGATGACGGCGGGGGGCTCGACACCGACAAGATCGTGGCCAAGGCCTTGAGCCGGGGCCTCATCACGCCGGATCAGGCCAAGTCCATGTCCGACAAGGAAAAGGCCAACCTGATTTTCCTGCCCGGCCTGTCCACGGCCGAACAGGTCACGGATGTTTCCGGGCGCGGCGTGGGCATGGACGTGGTCAAGTCCAACCTGGACCAGCTTGGAGGCCAGGTCGACATCGAGACCGAGCGGGGCAAGGGCACGACCATCCGCATCAAGCTGCCGCTGACCCTGGCCATCATCCCCAGCCTCCTGGTCTCCGTGGGCCAGGAGCGTTACGCCATCCCGCAGGTCAATGTCGACGAGCTGCTGCGCATCCCCGTCGACCAGATCACGGAGCGGGTGGAACTGGTGGGTGACGCCGAGGTGCTGCTGCTGCGCGGGGAGCTCATCCCGCTTCTCTATCTTTCCAATGTGCTCGGCCTTGACGACAACTCCTGCGAGGCGTCGAAGATGGTCGGCGAGATTTTGCGCGGCGAGAAAAGACTTGATGAAGTCCAGGAGGCCGGATGCATTTCGGCCGACGTCAACCTCGTCGTGGTTTCGGCCGGACAGTTCCGTTACGGACTGGTGGTCGACCAGCTCCACGACTCGGTGGAGATCGTGGTCAAGCCGTTGGGACGCCATTTCAAGGAGTGTCAGGGCTATGCGGGCGCGACCATCATGGGTGACGGACATGTCGCGCTGATCCTCGACGTGGCCGGCCTTGGCCGCCTGGGTGACCTGAGCCTGAGCGTGTCCCGCGAGAAGCAGCAGGTGACCAAGGAAGCCGAGGCCGTCACCGGCCCGGAAAAACTCTCCCTCTTCGTCTTCCGCAATACGCCGCAGGAATACTGCGCCGTGCCTCTTGACCTTGTGGCCCGGGTGGAGCTCATCGACGCCGCGGAGATCGAAGAGGTCGGCGGACGCCGGGTCATCAAATACCGGGGCGGAACCCTGCCCGTCTTCTCCCTGGATCAGGCAACCAACGTGGGCCTGCTCGACCTCACGGGCGAACTCATCGTCATCGTCTTCCTCATGGCCGGTCATGAGATAGGCCTGCTGGCCAAGCCGCCGGTGGACGCCATCGAGGCGCGGGTGAACCTCGACAGTTTCACCTTGAAGCAGCCCGGCATCAGCGGTTCGGCGGTCATTGGTGATAACACGACCCTCATCGTCGATATTTACGAGCTCATCCAGACTGTCCAGCCCGACTGGTTCGCCGTGCGCGGCAGCATAGAGATCGCCGATGACGCCGGCGAGGTCGGGGTGCCGCATCTGCTCCTGGTCGAGGATTCGGATTTTTTCCGCAACCAGGTCAGAAAGTTCATCGAGGATGACGGGTATCAGGTCGATGTGGCCGAGGACGGACTGGTCGCCTGGAACATGCTCGACGCAGAACCCGACAAATTTGACCTCGTGGTCACGGATATCGAGATGCCGAATATGGACGGATTCGAACTTGCCCGGCTCATCCGTCAGGACAAGCGTTTTTCCATGATGCCCATAGTGGCCCTGACGTCCTTGGCCGGGGATGAGGATGTGGCTAAAGGCAAGGCCGTGGGCATTGACGATTATCAGGTAAAGCTGGACAAGGAGCGCCTCCTGCAGTCCATCTACGAGTGGCTGAAGCGTTACGCCTCCTGA
- a CDS encoding biotin--[acetyl-CoA-carboxylase] ligase yields MPILWTPDIVGVTDAFHAEHDDASAILGAGGLDPLRPDERVYLCGPCSSVLDVAAHLAGQGGLDPWDSVLSTRQWAGRGQMRRTWISRPGNLFAAWRLPVPPLPWQNMISVLVGWTVCLGLGELGLPVQLKWPNDILLHGRKIGGILIEERGDVLMAGIGINITSCPEDADLRRDHACVAASLGGHLRGMTIFDLWLRLVDLGRLRYSTELSDSTPLEFSQLIEPVLAYLGTLVRVSDNRSSVCGTYAGIAPDGGIVLLTGGERRIVHSGSLRPEG; encoded by the coding sequence ATGCCTATTCTCTGGACTCCTGATATCGTCGGCGTCACGGACGCCTTTCACGCGGAGCATGATGACGCGTCCGCGATCCTTGGCGCGGGAGGGCTTGACCCGCTTCGTCCTGACGAGCGTGTCTATCTCTGCGGGCCATGCTCTTCGGTGCTTGACGTCGCCGCACACCTGGCAGGGCAGGGGGGGCTTGATCCGTGGGATTCGGTCCTGTCCACCCGGCAGTGGGCCGGCAGGGGGCAAATGCGGCGGACCTGGATTTCACGGCCCGGCAATCTTTTCGCGGCCTGGCGTCTGCCCGTTCCCCCTCTTCCCTGGCAAAACATGATCTCCGTCCTGGTCGGCTGGACCGTTTGCCTGGGGCTGGGAGAACTCGGCCTGCCTGTGCAGCTCAAATGGCCCAATGATATTCTGCTGCACGGTCGAAAGATCGGCGGAATCCTGATCGAGGAGAGAGGGGATGTGCTCATGGCCGGGATAGGGATCAACATCACCTCATGCCCCGAGGATGCGGATCTGCGCCGCGATCACGCCTGCGTCGCGGCCAGTCTCGGCGGGCATTTGCGCGGGATGACCATTTTTGACCTGTGGTTACGGCTTGTGGATTTGGGTCGGCTCCGTTATAGTACTGAACTTTCTGATTCGACCCCTCTGGAGTTTTCCCAGTTAATTGAGCCGGTTCTAGCCTATCTCGGAACCTTGGTGCGCGTTTCGGACAATCGATCATCGGTTTGCGGAACGTATGCGGGGATAGCTCCGGATGGAGGCATAGTCCTTCTCACCGGCGGCGAAAGGCGGATCGTGCATTCCGGTTCGCTGCGCCCCGAGGGCTGA
- a CDS encoding pyruvate carboxylase, producing the protein MCSQLSRSFEEVALELRGKKILVANRGIPARRIVRSIKEVFHAVPMITATDVDKTAPFTSGAQELLHLGENSRAYLDIDKIISLAKARGVAAIHPGWGFASEDDSFPLKCAAAGIIFIGPTSEAMRLLGNKVQVRILAQKLGIPVVPGSEGAVSVEEAKVVATEIGLPVMLKAEGGGGGRGIYEVFSEDQLADAFIKASTLAQASFGNPRLYVERLLTSIRHIEIQVIADKYGNVFAFDERDCTVQRNHQKLVEITPSPWPGMTEELREQLKEYSRQLVRAVGYHSLCTVEFLVDAEGRAYLIEVNTRLQVEHGITECRYGIDLVEEQIAVAFGATLRLTEANCTPKSHAIQVRVNCEDPQNNFSPNAGRITRYLSPGGPGVRVDSCVCGGYDFPSQYDSAASLLIAYGPQWDKVLGIMERALDEYIIGGIKTTIHFHRQIIAHPRFRAGEYDTKFVSSAPELMIYMDKESEAVRLSRLVAEISAHGYNPHVKLGEYRTRDGKRMDAFKPSLPGVEPEYYEYPYPRGDRDAILAYIRDSDHVHFSDTTTRDITQSNSGNRFRLAEDRIIGPYLDNCGFFSLENGGGAHFHVAMLANMTYPFSEAREWNEFAPKTLKQILIRSTNVLGYKPLPRNIMRRTGEMICEHYDVIRCFDFLNHIENMRPFAEVALNSRKNIWEPAISLSYAKGFDVPHYLGVVQEIIDMTAQVAGCSKKKAERLIILGLKDMAGVCPPVFMTELVSSIRKSYPELVVHSHRHYTDGLFVPAVAAAAKAGAHIVDTAIGASVRWYGQGEVLSTAAYIEELGLKTNLNKDMIRTTGFVLKQIMPYYDRYTAPYFQGIDYDVIEHGMPGGATSSSQEGAMKQGYIHLLPFMLKFLAGIRKIVRYHDVTPGSQITWNTAFLAVTGAYKRGGRRGVRKLLTVLDQVVTVPEEMLSEETRAERLNIYQDANDAFRDLLLGKFGRLPLGFPPDWVYESAFGPEYRDAISRRTESSPLTTLLDIDVAKEQQSLTEHIGRVPTEEELVMYLSHPGDALNTIKFVGKYGDCNRLPLHVWFEGLKAGDEVMFKDSQGKHHVLSLQHISRPDDHGMSLVSYSLDSESFSMQVKVAEASGKDDSGVEMADSRNPYHVGSPSSGDLWVVHVKPGDLVKKGEELFNISIMKQEKSILAPVEGMVQRVLKFADYQEDKKMVPVKEGELLVELVPAPRKCPTCAAPVTRDDFKFCPSCGQKV; encoded by the coding sequence ATGTGTTCGCAGCTTTCCCGCAGTTTTGAAGAAGTGGCCCTGGAGTTAAGGGGCAAGAAGATTCTTGTCGCCAATCGCGGCATTCCCGCCAGACGAATTGTCCGCTCCATCAAGGAAGTTTTCCATGCCGTGCCCATGATCACGGCCACGGATGTGGACAAGACCGCCCCTTTTACCTCCGGCGCCCAGGAACTCCTTCATCTCGGGGAGAACTCGCGAGCGTATCTTGACATCGACAAGATAATTTCTCTGGCCAAGGCCCGGGGCGTGGCGGCCATCCATCCCGGATGGGGCTTTGCCTCCGAGGACGATTCCTTCCCGTTGAAATGCGCCGCTGCCGGAATTATTTTCATAGGTCCCACATCCGAAGCCATGCGGCTCTTGGGCAACAAGGTGCAGGTACGCATCCTGGCCCAGAAGCTGGGCATCCCGGTGGTGCCGGGCTCGGAGGGAGCCGTCTCCGTGGAAGAGGCAAAGGTCGTGGCCACCGAAATAGGATTGCCGGTCATGCTCAAGGCCGAGGGAGGTGGCGGCGGACGCGGCATTTATGAAGTGTTCAGCGAGGACCAGTTGGCCGACGCCTTCATCAAGGCCTCGACTCTGGCCCAGGCTTCCTTTGGCAATCCGCGACTGTATGTGGAGCGTCTGCTGACCTCCATCCGGCATATCGAGATCCAGGTCATCGCCGACAAGTACGGGAATGTCTTTGCCTTTGACGAACGCGACTGCACCGTGCAGCGCAATCACCAGAAGCTGGTCGAGATCACCCCCTCCCCCTGGCCGGGCATGACCGAGGAACTGCGTGAACAGCTCAAGGAATATTCGCGGCAGCTGGTGCGCGCAGTGGGCTACCATTCCCTGTGCACCGTCGAGTTTCTGGTCGATGCCGAGGGACGTGCCTATCTCATCGAAGTCAATACGCGCCTGCAGGTCGAGCATGGCATCACCGAGTGCAGATACGGCATTGATCTGGTGGAAGAGCAGATTGCCGTGGCCTTCGGAGCCACGCTGCGCCTGACCGAAGCGAACTGCACGCCCAAGAGCCATGCCATTCAGGTCCGCGTCAACTGCGAAGATCCGCAGAACAATTTTTCGCCCAACGCCGGCCGCATCACCCGCTATCTGTCTCCGGGCGGTCCCGGAGTGCGCGTGGATTCGTGCGTTTGCGGCGGGTATGATTTTCCTTCCCAGTACGATTCGGCGGCATCGCTGCTCATCGCCTACGGCCCGCAGTGGGACAAGGTGCTTGGAATCATGGAAAGGGCCCTGGATGAATATATCATCGGCGGGATCAAGACCACCATCCATTTCCATCGCCAGATCATTGCACACCCACGGTTCCGCGCCGGCGAGTATGATACCAAGTTCGTCTCCAGCGCTCCGGAGCTCATGATCTACATGGACAAGGAGTCCGAAGCCGTGCGTCTTTCACGGCTGGTGGCCGAAATTTCCGCTCATGGGTACAATCCCCACGTCAAGCTTGGGGAGTATCGGACCAGGGACGGCAAGCGCATGGACGCCTTCAAACCATCCTTGCCGGGCGTCGAACCGGAATATTACGAATATCCCTATCCCCGTGGAGACAGGGACGCGATTCTTGCCTATATCCGCGATTCCGACCATGTCCATTTTTCGGACACGACCACCCGCGACATCACCCAGTCCAACTCTGGCAACCGTTTTCGGTTGGCCGAAGATCGCATCATCGGGCCCTATCTTGACAACTGCGGGTTTTTCTCCCTGGAGAACGGCGGCGGGGCGCATTTTCATGTCGCCATGCTGGCCAACATGACCTACCCGTTCAGCGAAGCCCGGGAATGGAACGAGTTCGCGCCCAAGACATTAAAGCAGATCCTCATCCGCTCCACCAACGTGCTCGGCTACAAGCCGCTACCACGCAATATCATGCGCCGCACCGGCGAGATGATCTGCGAGCATTACGATGTCATCCGCTGTTTCGACTTTTTGAATCATATCGAAAACATGCGCCCCTTTGCCGAAGTGGCCCTGAATTCAAGGAAGAACATCTGGGAGCCGGCCATCTCCCTGTCCTACGCCAAGGGCTTTGACGTGCCCCATTATCTGGGCGTGGTGCAGGAGATCATCGACATGACCGCCCAGGTCGCGGGCTGCTCCAAGAAGAAGGCCGAACGCCTCATCATCCTCGGCCTCAAGGATATGGCCGGAGTCTGCCCGCCCGTGTTCATGACCGAGCTGGTCTCGTCCATCCGCAAAAGCTATCCTGAACTGGTCGTCCATTCGCATCGTCACTACACCGACGGCCTCTTCGTGCCGGCGGTGGCCGCGGCGGCCAAAGCCGGCGCGCATATCGTGGATACGGCCATCGGCGCTTCCGTGCGCTGGTACGGACAGGGCGAGGTCCTCTCCACGGCGGCTTATATTGAAGAGCTTGGTCTTAAAACCAATCTCAACAAGGACATGATCCGCACCACCGGTTTCGTGCTCAAGCAGATCATGCCCTATTACGACCGCTACACCGCCCCGTACTTCCAGGGTATCGACTACGACGTCATCGAGCACGGCATGCCCGGCGGCGCGACGTCCTCGTCCCAGGAAGGGGCCATGAAGCAGGGCTATATCCATCTTTTGCCTTTCATGCTCAAATTCCTGGCCGGAATCCGCAAGATCGTGCGTTATCACGACGTGACCCCGGGTTCCCAGATCACCTGGAACACGGCCTTCCTGGCCGTGACCGGTGCCTACAAGCGGGGAGGGAGGCGCGGCGTGCGCAAGCTCCTGACTGTGCTCGATCAGGTCGTGACCGTGCCCGAGGAAATGCTCTCGGAAGAAACCCGCGCCGAGCGCCTCAATATCTATCAGGATGCCAACGACGCTTTCCGCGACCTGCTGCTGGGCAAGTTTGGTCGTCTCCCCCTTGGTTTTCCGCCGGACTGGGTCTATGAATCCGCTTTCGGCCCGGAATACCGGGACGCCATTTCCCGGCGCACTGAGTCTTCTCCCTTGACGACCTTGCTGGACATCGACGTGGCCAAGGAACAGCAGAGCTTGACCGAGCACATCGGGCGGGTTCCCACGGAAGAAGAATTGGTCATGTATCTGAGCCATCCGGGCGACGCGCTGAACACCATTAAGTTCGTGGGCAAATACGGAGACTGCAACCGCCTGCCTCTGCATGTCTGGTTCGAGGGTCTCAAAGCCGGCGACGAGGTCATGTTCAAAGACAGTCAGGGCAAACATCATGTCCTTTCCCTGCAGCATATCTCGCGTCCGGACGATCATGGCATGAGCCTTGTTTCCTATTCTCTTGATTCCGAGTCTTTTTCCATGCAAGTCAAGGTGGCTGAAGCCTCCGGCAAGGATGATTCCGGCGTGGAGATGGCCGATTCCCGCAATCCGTATCATGTGGGTTCACCGTCCAGCGGCGACCTGTGGGTCGTGCACGTCAAGCCCGGCGATTTGGTCAAGAAAGGTGAGGAGCTTTTCAATATCTCCATCATGAAGCAGGAGAAATCCATTCTTGCGCCAGTGGAAGGCATGGTCCAGCGCGTGCTTAAATTTGCTGATTACCAGGAAGATAAAAAAATGGTACCGGTCAAGGAAGGGGAGCTTCTGGTCGAGCTTGTGCCCGCTCCCCGTAAATGCCCGACCTGTGCGGCACCGGTGACCAGGGATGATTTCAAGTTCTGCCCGTCTTGCGGTCAGAAGGTCTAG
- a CDS encoding protein-glutamate methylesterase/protein-glutamine glutaminase, with amino-acid sequence MNLRVLVVDDTIMYRKVVGDILAEMPGIEVVGTANNGKIALTRIASLKPDLITLDVEMPIMNGLETLQEIQKSYPDVGVIMLSTLTKRGSDITMRALELGAFDFIAKPDADVMQENVQLLRNAIGPRVKAFAKRLELRSLLKQRHRPVTAAAPVSSVPPAPTVLASSRRTGKSKAVAIGISTGGPNALTKMLPQLPKLGVPIFVVQHMPPVFTKSLAESLDSKCQYEVREAEHNEIVRPDVIYIAPGGRHMRVASGPGGTKIIQVTDDPPENNCKPSVDYMFRFVAREYGALSTGVIMTGMGGDGTLGLKVLKSFGAVTIGQDEESCVVYGMPKIAAEAGVVDVVSPLQMIASEIIRTVR; translated from the coding sequence ATGAATCTGCGCGTTCTGGTTGTGGACGATACCATCATGTATCGCAAGGTGGTGGGCGACATTCTCGCCGAGATGCCCGGGATTGAAGTGGTCGGCACCGCCAATAACGGCAAGATCGCTTTGACCCGTATTGCGTCCTTGAAGCCGGACCTGATCACGCTGGATGTGGAAATGCCGATCATGAACGGTCTGGAAACCCTGCAGGAGATCCAGAAAAGCTACCCTGATGTGGGCGTGATCATGCTCTCCACTCTGACCAAGCGCGGCAGTGATATCACCATGCGGGCCCTGGAGCTCGGGGCCTTCGATTTTATTGCCAAGCCTGACGCCGATGTCATGCAGGAAAATGTGCAGTTGCTCCGCAACGCCATCGGGCCGAGGGTGAAAGCCTTTGCCAAGCGGCTTGAGCTTCGGTCCCTGCTCAAGCAAAGACACCGCCCCGTGACTGCGGCCGCGCCAGTATCGTCAGTTCCGCCCGCACCGACAGTGCTGGCTTCGTCCCGGCGGACAGGCAAGTCGAAGGCCGTGGCCATCGGCATCTCCACCGGCGGACCCAACGCCCTGACCAAGATGCTGCCGCAGCTCCCGAAACTTGGGGTACCCATCTTCGTGGTCCAGCACATGCCGCCTGTTTTCACCAAATCCCTGGCCGAGAGCCTGGACTCCAAGTGTCAGTACGAGGTCCGGGAAGCCGAGCACAACGAGATCGTGCGTCCGGACGTGATCTACATCGCTCCCGGCGGCAGGCACATGCGCGTGGCATCGGGCCCGGGCGGGACCAAGATCATCCAGGTCACTGACGATCCGCCTGAAAACAACTGCAAGCCCTCTGTGGACTACATGTTCCGCTTCGTGGCCCGCGAGTACGGTGCCTTGTCCACCGGCGTCATCATGACGGGCATGGGTGGCGACGGGACCCTGGGCCTGAAGGTGCTGAAAAGCTTCGGGGCCGTGACCATCGGTCAGGACGAGGAGTCCTGCGTGGTCTACGGCATGCCCAAGATCGCAGCCGAGGCCGGTGTCGTGGATGTGGTTTCACCTTTGCAGATGATCGCCTCGGAGATCATCCGCACGGTGAGATAG
- a CDS encoding chemotaxis protein CheW, whose product MKQQAKEKTGALQLSCFYVGSALCGIDINLIQEMNRQMEMTKVPQAPSYVLGIMNLRGRIVTIIDLGRKLGLAPSKTTETSRIIIVNSRDENIGLLVDRITDVVTSKWEDVEPTPSNIKGLKGKYFRGVLKSARDLIAVLDVGEVLSDD is encoded by the coding sequence ATGAAACAGCAGGCCAAAGAAAAGACGGGTGCCTTGCAGCTGTCCTGCTTTTACGTAGGTTCGGCCCTGTGCGGGATTGACATCAATCTCATTCAGGAGATGAACAGACAGATGGAGATGACCAAGGTGCCGCAGGCTCCGTCCTATGTGCTTGGCATCATGAACCTGCGCGGCAGGATCGTGACCATTATCGATCTGGGGCGCAAGCTTGGCCTGGCGCCGTCGAAAACCACGGAGACCAGCCGCATCATCATCGTCAATTCCCGTGATGAAAACATCGGCCTGCTGGTCGACCGCATAACCGACGTGGTCACATCCAAATGGGAAGACGTGGAGCCGACGCCTTCCAACATCAAGGGCCTCAAGGGCAAGTATTTTCGGGGCGTGCTCAAGTCCGCCCGGGATCTTATCGCCGTGCTCGATGTCGGTGAAGTGCTTTCTGACGATTAA